One region of Deltaproteobacteria bacterium genomic DNA includes:
- a CDS encoding sugar transferase codes for MSRSVYRRDGGWRLRWAILVAGDLLAACLAYLLAFVLRTHVPLPLTQGYLPGVRFAEVHHHWPEMLLAQAAVLYFLGLYEAHALTRPRDHVGAMVAAAPLQALVLVAVYFFRQDLMFPRSIFVVLAALDATLLVAWRLGSRPLLGSYPRRRVVVVGTNATAAEVIGTIRAQHWLGMDIVGAVAGDGARAAALGDVPVLGGREELPALCQRHEVDEVIIASDHVWQDQLLDALSQSEGARARICVVPSPYEILIGRTEHLRLHDIPLIEVIREPAGGASVVKRAFDAVVAAVLFLATLPVMALVALAIRLTSHGPVLFFQERVGKDRRSFTMVKFRTMQVDAERKTGPVLASENDPRITWLGRYLRALRLDELPQLWNVLCGDMSFVGPRPERPEFVRGFERDIKGYAERFKLRPGLTGYAQVNGEYHTSPATKLKYDLAYIYNRSLWLDVRILADTVKVMLTRRGV; via the coding sequence ATGTCGCGGTCGGTGTACCGGCGCGACGGAGGATGGCGCCTGCGCTGGGCGATCCTGGTTGCGGGCGACCTGCTGGCGGCCTGCCTCGCCTATCTGCTCGCCTTCGTCCTGCGCACGCACGTCCCCCTGCCGCTGACACAGGGTTATCTCCCCGGCGTCCGCTTCGCCGAGGTGCACCATCACTGGCCGGAGATGCTGCTCGCGCAGGCCGCCGTCCTCTACTTCCTCGGGCTCTACGAGGCGCACGCGCTCACCCGGCCGCGCGATCACGTGGGCGCAATGGTGGCCGCTGCCCCGCTCCAGGCGCTCGTGTTGGTCGCGGTCTATTTCTTCCGTCAGGATCTCATGTTCCCTCGCTCGATCTTCGTGGTGCTGGCGGCGCTCGACGCGACGCTGCTGGTCGCCTGGCGGCTCGGCAGCCGCCCGCTCCTCGGCAGCTACCCGCGCCGGCGCGTGGTGGTGGTGGGCACCAACGCCACCGCGGCCGAGGTGATCGGCACCATCCGGGCGCAGCACTGGCTCGGCATGGACATCGTGGGGGCGGTCGCGGGCGACGGCGCCCGCGCCGCGGCGCTCGGCGACGTGCCCGTGCTCGGCGGGCGCGAGGAGCTGCCCGCCCTCTGCCAGCGCCACGAGGTGGACGAGGTGATCATCGCCTCGGACCACGTCTGGCAGGACCAGCTCCTCGACGCCCTGAGCCAGTCCGAGGGCGCGCGCGCCCGCATCTGCGTGGTGCCCTCGCCCTACGAGATCCTGATCGGCCGCACCGAGCACCTCCGCCTGCACGACATCCCGCTCATCGAGGTGATCCGCGAGCCGGCGGGCGGCGCGAGCGTCGTCAAGCGTGCCTTCGACGCCGTGGTGGCCGCCGTCCTCTTCCTCGCCACGCTCCCCGTCATGGCGCTCGTGGCCCTCGCCATCCGGCTCACCTCGCACGGGCCGGTGCTCTTCTTCCAGGAGCGGGTGGGCAAGGACCGCCGCTCCTTCACCATGGTCAAGTTCCGCACCATGCAGGTCGATGCCGAGCGGAAGACGGGCCCCGTGCTGGCGAGCGAGAACGATCCGCGCATCACCTGGCTCGGGCGCTATCTGCGCGCGCTCCGCCTGGACGAGCTGCCGCAGCTGTGGAACGTGCTCTGCGGGGACATGAGCTTCGTCGGCCCGCGCCCGGAGCGGCCGGAGTTCGTGCGCGGCTTCGAGCGCGACATCAAGGGCTACGCCGAGCGCTTCAAGCTGCGCCCGGGGCTCACCGGCTACGCGCAGGTGAACGGCGAGTACCACACCTCGCCCGCGACCAAGCTCAAGTACGACCTGGCCTACATCTACAATCGCTCGCTCTGGCTCGACGTGCGCATCCTGGCGGACACGGTGAAGGTGATGCTCACCCGGCGGGGCGTCTAG
- a CDS encoding glycosyltransferase family 4 protein, whose protein sequence is MRVLHVDPERAWGGGEVQVLALVRELAARGHASTVAAHPGAPLARAAAAAGARVVPLGIVNHFDVRAALALRRLVAAFDVVHFHTARAHALAPFCRGRGARLVVTRRMDYVPAGGPYVRFLYNRAVDAVIAISEGVRAALVRVGVRAERIRVVPSGIDAGAFVAPPEARAAVRREWRLGDDDVAVVVVGALEARKGHAVLLAAAAALAPAGLGLRYVFCGEGRQAEALVRAAAALDGTVELVGFRPDVAACLAAADVVALPSRQEGLGVAALEAMAAGRPVVASRVGGLAEAIVPEETGLLVPPGDPTALATALARLARDPGLRARLGAAGRARVRARYTTARMAEGTLACYEDRACA, encoded by the coding sequence ATGCGCGTGCTGCACGTCGACCCGGAGCGCGCCTGGGGCGGCGGCGAGGTGCAGGTCCTGGCCCTGGTGCGCGAGCTCGCGGCGCGCGGCCACGCCTCGACCGTGGCGGCGCACCCGGGGGCGCCGCTCGCTCGCGCCGCCGCCGCGGCCGGCGCGCGGGTCGTCCCGCTCGGGATCGTGAACCACTTCGACGTGCGCGCCGCGCTTGCGCTGCGCCGCCTGGTGGCCGCCTTTGACGTGGTCCACTTCCACACTGCGCGCGCCCACGCCCTGGCGCCGTTCTGCCGCGGCCGGGGCGCGCGGCTCGTGGTCACGCGCCGCATGGACTACGTGCCCGCGGGCGGGCCCTACGTGCGCTTCCTCTACAATCGGGCGGTGGATGCGGTGATCGCCATCTCGGAGGGTGTGCGCGCCGCGCTCGTCCGCGTCGGGGTGCGCGCGGAGCGCATCCGCGTCGTGCCGAGCGGGATCGACGCGGGAGCGTTCGTCGCGCCGCCCGAGGCGCGCGCGGCCGTGCGGCGTGAATGGCGCCTCGGCGACGATGATGTCGCAGTGGTCGTCGTAGGTGCGCTCGAGGCACGCAAGGGGCACGCGGTCCTGCTCGCGGCAGCGGCCGCGCTGGCGCCCGCGGGGCTCGGCCTGCGCTACGTCTTCTGCGGCGAGGGGCGGCAGGCGGAAGCCCTGGTCCGCGCGGCCGCGGCGCTCGACGGGACGGTCGAGTTGGTGGGGTTCCGGCCCGACGTGGCCGCCTGCCTCGCGGCGGCGGACGTGGTCGCGCTCCCGTCCCGGCAGGAAGGGCTCGGGGTGGCCGCGCTGGAGGCGATGGCGGCAGGCCGCCCGGTGGTCGCGAGCCGGGTGGGCGGGCTCGCCGAGGCGATCGTGCCCGAGGAGACGGGCCTCCTGGTCCCGCCCGGCGACCCGACAGCGCTCGCCACCGCCCTCGCCCGCCTGGCGCGCGACCCGGGCCTGCGCGCGCGCCTCGGGGCCGCCGGCCGGGCGCGCGTGCGGGCGCGCTACACCACCGCGCGCATGGCGGAGGGGACGCTGGCCTGCTACGAGGACCGTGCATGCGCATGA
- the rfaE1 gene encoding D-glycero-beta-D-manno-heptose-7-phosphate kinase, whose protein sequence is MRMSGRRLAELIRRFAGVRVLVVGDLMLDRFVWGRVERISPEAPVPVVHVTGEDERPGGAGNVVSNVAALGGRAAACGIVGDDAAGKRLVAALAALGAGTEGIVVSRHARTTQKTRIIAHQQQVVRLDHEAAPVLDGAGTRRVRDLVLGERARFDVVVVSDYAKGVIGPHLLAALAAAHARAPFAWVVDPKRANFAHYRRASLMKPNRAEAAEAAGIEIRDRASLCAVGARLLERWETEAVLISRGDEGMALFKRGGAVQEFPTVAREVYDVTGAGDTVLAACALALGAGGTLEEATVLANHAAGVVVGKIGTATLGADELRAALREGRPPARDAEPRAAGAAQASTGGYRKRAARGAREQWTGPRMSRRLSDL, encoded by the coding sequence ATGCGCATGAGCGGACGGCGGCTCGCCGAGCTGATCCGGCGCTTCGCCGGGGTGCGCGTGCTGGTGGTGGGCGACCTGATGCTCGATCGCTTCGTGTGGGGACGGGTCGAGCGTATCTCGCCCGAGGCCCCGGTGCCCGTGGTGCACGTGACCGGGGAGGACGAGCGCCCCGGCGGCGCCGGGAACGTGGTGAGCAACGTCGCCGCGCTCGGTGGCCGGGCGGCGGCGTGCGGGATCGTGGGCGACGACGCGGCCGGCAAACGGCTCGTCGCCGCGCTCGCCGCGCTCGGCGCGGGCACGGAGGGCATCGTCGTCTCGCGCCACGCGCGCACCACGCAGAAGACGCGCATCATCGCGCACCAGCAGCAGGTGGTGCGCCTCGACCACGAAGCGGCACCCGTGCTCGACGGGGCGGGGACGCGCCGGGTGCGCGACCTCGTGCTGGGCGAGCGCGCGCGGTTCGACGTGGTGGTGGTGTCGGACTACGCCAAGGGCGTGATCGGGCCGCACCTGCTCGCGGCGCTCGCGGCAGCCCACGCCCGCGCGCCCTTCGCCTGGGTCGTCGATCCGAAGCGCGCCAACTTCGCCCACTACCGCCGCGCCTCGCTCATGAAGCCGAATCGCGCCGAGGCGGCGGAGGCCGCGGGCATCGAGATCCGCGACCGCGCCTCGCTCTGCGCCGTCGGGGCGCGCCTCCTCGAGCGCTGGGAGACGGAGGCCGTCCTCATCTCGCGCGGCGACGAGGGCATGGCCCTCTTCAAGCGGGGCGGCGCCGTGCAGGAGTTCCCCACCGTGGCGCGCGAGGTCTACGATGTGACCGGCGCCGGCGACACCGTGCTCGCCGCCTGCGCGCTCGCGCTCGGTGCCGGCGGCACGCTCGAGGAGGCGACCGTGCTCGCGAACCACGCCGCCGGGGTGGTGGTCGGGAAGATCGGGACCGCCACGCTCGGCGCCGACGAGCTACGCGCCGCCTTGCGAGAGGGGAGGCCGCCGGCGAGAGACGCCGAGCCGCGCGCGGCGGGAGCCGCGCAGGCGTCGACCGGGGGCTATCGGAAGCGCGCAGCACGCGGCGCGCGCGAGCAGTGGACGGGCCCCCGGATGAGCAGGCGGCTGTCGGACCTCTAG